The Scleropages formosus chromosome 11, fSclFor1.1, whole genome shotgun sequence genome window below encodes:
- the LOC108934646 gene encoding myoblast determination protein 1 homolog, whose product MEFESKAAGMELSDIPFPIPPADDFYDDPCFNTSDIHFFEDLDPRLVHVGLLKPDDHRHHGNDAEDEHVRAPSGHHQAGRCLLWACKACKRKTTNADRRKAATMRERRRLSKVNDAFETLKRCTSANPNQRLPKVEILRNAISYIESLQALLRGHDSDSSSFYPVLENYSGDSDASSPRSNCSDGMPPMDHFSGPTCASRRSKSYDSVYFNDTPNDSRGSKNSVISSLDCLSSIVERISTESSPAAALPEASDCSPCSPAGGSVLGLQSPPSCPQAAQDLDPIYQVL is encoded by the exons ATGGAGTTCGAGAGCAAGGCTGCAGGCATGGAGCTGTCGGATATCCCCTTCCCGATCCCGCCCGCGGACGACTTCTACGACGACCCGTGCTTCAACACGAGCGACATACACTTCTTCGAGGACCTGGACCCGCGGCTCGTGCACGTGGGCCTGCTGAAGCCCGACGACCACCGTCACCATGGCAACGACGCCGAGGACGAGCACGTGCGGGCGCCCAGCGGCCACCACCAGGCCGGCAGGTGTCTGCTGTGGGCGTGCAAGGCGTGCAAGAGGAAGACGACGAACGCGGACCGCAGGAAGGCGGCCACGATGCGCGAGCGCAGGCGCCTCAGCAAGGTGAACGACGCGTTCGAGACCCTCAAGAGGTGCACGTCGGCCAACCCGAACCAGAGGCTGCCCAAGGTGGAGATCCTGCGCAACGCCATCAGCTACATCGAGTCCCTGCAGGCCCTGCTCCGGGGCCACGACTCGGACAGCAGCAGCTTCTACCCGGTGCTGGAGAACTACAGCGGGGACTCGGACGCCTCGAGCCCCCGGTCCAACTGCTCGGATGGCATGCCGccg aTGGATCATTTCAGCGGCCCAACATGCGCGTCCAGGAGAAGTAAGAGCTACGACAGCGTCTATTTCAACGACACCCCCAATG ATTCCAGAGGTAGTAAGAACTCCGTCATTTCCAGTCTGGACTGTCTCTCCAGTATCGTGGAGCGCATTTCCACGGAAAGCTCCCCCGCTGCCGCGCTGCCGGAGGCCTCCGACTGCAGCCCCTGCTCCCCCGCAGGGGGGTCCGTCCTGGGCCTCCAGTCCCCCCCCAGCTGCCCCCAGGCCGCGCAGGACCTGGACCCCATCTACCAGGTTTTATGA
- the LOC108934645 gene encoding troponin T, fast skeletal muscle isoforms-like isoform X2 — MSDTEEVAEVVAEEVVEVEVAPEVAPEPEPEPEVAPEPEPVPEPEPVPEVAPEPEPQPQPEPQPEPVEEVQEEEKPKFKPTAPRIPEGDKVDFDDIQKKRQNKDLIELQALIDAHFEHRKKEEEELIALKERIEKRRTERSEQQRIRAEKDKERQARREEERLKREEADAKKRADEEAKKKTALSNMGSQYSSYLQKADQKRGKKQTEREKKKKILAERRKALNIDHLNEDKLREKAKELWEWMHTLESEKFDHMEKLKKQKYEVISLRNRIDELQKHSKKGAAARRRK, encoded by the exons TCGTAGCCGAAGAGGTGGTAGAAGTAGAAGTAGCACCAGAAGTGGCTCCAGAGCCAGAGCCAGAGCCAGAGGTAGCCCCAGAACCAGAACCAGTGCCAGAACCAGAGCCAGTGCCAGAGGTAGCCCCAGAGCCAGAACCACAACCACAGCCTGAGCCTCAGCCTGAGCCAGTGGAGGAGGTGCAGGAAG AGGAGAAGCCAAAATTCAA ACCCACTGCACCCAGGATTCCTGAGGGTGACAAAGTGGATTTTGAT GACATCCAGAAGAAACGCCAGAACAAAGACCTCATTGAGCTGCAGGCCCTGATCGATGCTCATTTTGAGCacaggaagaaggaggaggaggagctcatCGCCCTCAAAGAAAGAATT GAGAAGCGCAGAACAGAGAGGTCCGAACAGCAGAGGATCCGTGCGGAGAAGGATAAGGAGCGCCAGGCGAGACGTGAG GAGGAGAGGCTGAAGAGGGAAGAGGCTGATGCTAAGAAAAGAGCCGATGAGGAGGCCAAGAAGAAGACCGCTCTTTCCAACATGGGCTCCCAATACAGCAGCTACTTGCAGAAG GCTGACCAGAAGAGAGGGAAGAAGCAAACTGAgcgtgagaagaagaagaagatcctGGCTGAGAGACGCAAGGCTCTCAACATTGACCATCTGAATGAGGACAAGCTGAG GGAGAAGGCCAAGGAACTGTGGGAATGGATGCATACCTTGGAGTCTGAGAAGTTTGATCAcatggagaagctgaagaagcagAAGTATGAG GTGATCTCTCTCAGAAACCGCATTGATGAGCTCCAGAAGCA CAGCAAGAAGGGAGCCGCTGCTCGCCGCAGAAAGTAA
- the LOC108934645 gene encoding troponin T, fast skeletal muscle isoforms-like isoform X1, with amino-acid sequence MSDTEEVAEVVAEEVVEVEVAPEVAPEPEPEPEVAPEPEPVPEPEPVPEVAPEPEPQPQPEPQPEPVEEVQEEEKPKFKPTAPRIPEGDKVDFDDIQKKRQNKDLIELQALIDAHFEHRKKEEEELIALKERIEKRRTERSEQQRIRAEKDKERQARREEERLKREEADAKKRADEEAKKKTALSNMGSQYSSYLQKADQKRGKKQTEREKKKKILAERRKALNIDHLNEDKLREKAKELWEWMHTLESEKFDHMEKLKKQKYEVTTLRKRVEELSKYSKKGAAARRRK; translated from the exons TCGTAGCCGAAGAGGTGGTAGAAGTAGAAGTAGCACCAGAAGTGGCTCCAGAGCCAGAGCCAGAGCCAGAGGTAGCCCCAGAACCAGAACCAGTGCCAGAACCAGAGCCAGTGCCAGAGGTAGCCCCAGAGCCAGAACCACAACCACAGCCTGAGCCTCAGCCTGAGCCAGTGGAGGAGGTGCAGGAAG AGGAGAAGCCAAAATTCAA ACCCACTGCACCCAGGATTCCTGAGGGTGACAAAGTGGATTTTGAT GACATCCAGAAGAAACGCCAGAACAAAGACCTCATTGAGCTGCAGGCCCTGATCGATGCTCATTTTGAGCacaggaagaaggaggaggaggagctcatCGCCCTCAAAGAAAGAATT GAGAAGCGCAGAACAGAGAGGTCCGAACAGCAGAGGATCCGTGCGGAGAAGGATAAGGAGCGCCAGGCGAGACGTGAG GAGGAGAGGCTGAAGAGGGAAGAGGCTGATGCTAAGAAAAGAGCCGATGAGGAGGCCAAGAAGAAGACCGCTCTTTCCAACATGGGCTCCCAATACAGCAGCTACTTGCAGAAG GCTGACCAGAAGAGAGGGAAGAAGCAAACTGAgcgtgagaagaagaagaagatcctGGCTGAGAGACGCAAGGCTCTCAACATTGACCATCTGAATGAGGACAAGCTGAG GGAGAAGGCCAAGGAACTGTGGGAATGGATGCATACCTTGGAGTCTGAGAAGTTTGATCAcatggagaagctgaagaagcagAAGTATGAG GTTACAACACTACGTAAGAGGGTGGAGGAGCTGAGTAAATA CAGCAAGAAGGGAGCCGCTGCTCGCCGCAGAAAGTAA
- the LOC108934645 gene encoding troponin T, fast skeletal muscle isoforms-like isoform X3, with translation MSDTEEVAEEEKPKFKPTAPRIPEGDKVDFDDIQKKRQNKDLIELQALIDAHFEHRKKEEEELIALKERIEKRRTERSEQQRIRAEKDKERQARREEERLKREEADAKKRADEEAKKKTALSNMGSQYSSYLQKADQKRGKKQTEREKKKKILAERRKALNIDHLNEDKLREKAKELWEWMHTLESEKFDHMEKLKKQKYEVTTLRKRVEELSKYSKKGAAARRRK, from the exons AGGAGAAGCCAAAATTCAA ACCCACTGCACCCAGGATTCCTGAGGGTGACAAAGTGGATTTTGAT GACATCCAGAAGAAACGCCAGAACAAAGACCTCATTGAGCTGCAGGCCCTGATCGATGCTCATTTTGAGCacaggaagaaggaggaggaggagctcatCGCCCTCAAAGAAAGAATT GAGAAGCGCAGAACAGAGAGGTCCGAACAGCAGAGGATCCGTGCGGAGAAGGATAAGGAGCGCCAGGCGAGACGTGAG GAGGAGAGGCTGAAGAGGGAAGAGGCTGATGCTAAGAAAAGAGCCGATGAGGAGGCCAAGAAGAAGACCGCTCTTTCCAACATGGGCTCCCAATACAGCAGCTACTTGCAGAAG GCTGACCAGAAGAGAGGGAAGAAGCAAACTGAgcgtgagaagaagaagaagatcctGGCTGAGAGACGCAAGGCTCTCAACATTGACCATCTGAATGAGGACAAGCTGAG GGAGAAGGCCAAGGAACTGTGGGAATGGATGCATACCTTGGAGTCTGAGAAGTTTGATCAcatggagaagctgaagaagcagAAGTATGAG GTTACAACACTACGTAAGAGGGTGGAGGAGCTGAGTAAATA CAGCAAGAAGGGAGCCGCTGCTCGCCGCAGAAAGTAA